Proteins encoded together in one Myxococcales bacterium window:
- a CDS encoding NAD(P)/FAD-dependent oxidoreductase, which produces MKRIVILGGGTGGTMMAQKLVRALPEDAWKITVIDRDDLHVYQPGLLFVPFGAYRESEIVKPRSRLFDPRVEVVLGEIDRIAPTENVVHVKGGRKLPYDVLVVATGSRIVPEATEGLTGEGWKKTAHEFYTLEGALALRDALASFRGGRFVVNVMDMPIKCPVAPLELAFLAEAYFTQRGMRDKVEMVYATPLEGAFTKPKASAALSGMMGERGITVTGDFSVASVDGARKVLKAYDGREEPYDLLVTVPVHAGSEAIATSQMGDAAGFFPTHKHTLQSLHFPNVFAIGDATDLPSSKAGAVAHFQSEVLFENVLRFVAGKELLAGFDGHANCFIETGHGKAMLIDFNYETEPLPGRFPLPGVGPFTLLEESAVNHWGKLAFKWLYWNVLLEGKELPLDHRMLMAGKWSE; this is translated from the coding sequence ATGAAACGGATCGTGATCCTTGGCGGTGGAACGGGCGGGACGATGATGGCGCAGAAGCTCGTGCGCGCCCTCCCGGAGGACGCGTGGAAGATCACCGTGATCGACCGCGACGACCTCCACGTGTACCAGCCCGGTTTGCTCTTCGTGCCCTTCGGGGCGTACCGCGAGAGCGAGATCGTGAAGCCGCGCTCGCGCCTCTTCGACCCGCGCGTCGAGGTGGTGCTGGGGGAGATCGATCGCATCGCGCCGACCGAGAACGTGGTGCACGTCAAAGGCGGACGAAAGCTCCCGTACGACGTGCTCGTGGTCGCGACCGGCTCGCGCATCGTGCCCGAGGCCACCGAGGGGCTCACCGGCGAAGGCTGGAAAAAGACCGCGCACGAGTTCTACACGCTCGAGGGGGCGCTCGCCCTGCGCGACGCGCTCGCGTCGTTTCGCGGCGGCAGGTTCGTCGTGAACGTGATGGACATGCCCATCAAGTGCCCCGTCGCGCCGCTCGAGCTCGCGTTCCTCGCCGAGGCGTATTTCACCCAGCGTGGCATGCGCGACAAGGTCGAGATGGTGTACGCGACCCCGCTCGAGGGGGCCTTCACGAAGCCGAAGGCCTCGGCGGCGCTCTCGGGCATGATGGGCGAGCGCGGCATCACCGTCACGGGAGACTTCTCGGTCGCGTCGGTCGACGGAGCGCGGAAGGTGCTGAAGGCCTACGACGGCCGCGAAGAGCCCTACGACCTGCTCGTGACCGTGCCGGTACACGCCGGCTCCGAGGCCATCGCGACCTCGCAAATGGGGGACGCTGCGGGCTTCTTCCCGACGCACAAACACACCCTCCAGAGCCTCCACTTCCCGAACGTGTTCGCGATCGGCGACGCGACGGATCTGCCCTCGTCGAAGGCCGGGGCCGTGGCCCACTTCCAGTCGGAGGTGCTCTTCGAGAACGTGCTGCGCTTCGTCGCGGGGAAAGAGCTCCTCGCCGGGTTCGACGGTCACGCCAACTGCTTCATCGAGACCGGCCACGGCAAGGCCATGCTCATCGACTTCAACTACGAGACCGAGCCCTTGCCCGGCAGGTTCCCTCTCCCCGGCGTGGGCCCCTTCACGCTGCTCGAGGAGAGCGCGGTGAACCACTGGGGCAAGCTCGCCTTCAAGTGGCTCTATTGGAACGTGCTCCTCGAAGGCAAGGAGCTCCCCCTCGATCACCGCATGCTCATGGCCGGCAAATGGAGCGAATGA
- a CDS encoding DUF4230 domain-containing protein, giving the protein MSTAPEPKPVASPPPSPPRASVELAKSLGRFAWPSAFVAIFAMGAHTLAPSKTAADAPTEHKVLVAPSDTVIEKLAALGKLETAAMRLEKVVDVTDTQKHLFGLVEAEDTLLYVAKGEAVLGVDLGKVRPGDLTFDAQTKTASLLLPEPEVFSTRLDEIGSHVHARRTGLLAEKNLELEGIARKRALAAFAEAAADPKARELARTQAEAELRRLAKAFGATEVTVTFRDVATAERGP; this is encoded by the coding sequence ATGAGCACCGCCCCCGAGCCCAAGCCCGTCGCGAGCCCTCCCCCGAGCCCGCCCCGCGCCTCCGTCGAGCTCGCCAAGAGCCTCGGGAGGTTCGCGTGGCCTTCGGCGTTCGTGGCGATCTTCGCGATGGGCGCCCACACGCTCGCCCCGTCCAAGACCGCGGCCGACGCACCGACCGAGCACAAGGTTTTGGTCGCCCCGTCGGACACGGTGATCGAGAAGCTCGCCGCCCTGGGCAAGCTCGAGACCGCCGCCATGCGCCTCGAGAAGGTGGTCGACGTGACCGACACGCAGAAGCACCTCTTCGGTCTCGTCGAAGCCGAGGACACGCTGCTCTACGTGGCGAAGGGCGAGGCCGTGCTCGGCGTCGACCTCGGGAAGGTGCGCCCGGGCGACCTCACCTTCGACGCGCAGACCAAGACGGCGAGCCTGCTCTTGCCCGAGCCCGAGGTCTTCTCGACCCGGCTCGACGAGATCGGATCCCACGTGCACGCGCGCCGGACGGGCCTCCTCGCCGAGAAGAACCTCGAGCTCGAGGGGATCGCCCGAAAGCGTGCGCTCGCGGCGTTCGCCGAGGCCGCCGCCGATCCGAAGGCGCGAGAGCTCGCGCGCACCCAGGCCGAGGCCGAGCTCCGCAGGCTCGCGAAAGCCTTCGGCGCCACCGAGGTGACCGTCACCTTCCGCGACGTCGCCACGGCCGAGCGCGGGCCCTGA
- a CDS encoding TusE/DsrC/DsvC family sulfur relay protein, producing the protein MMDVATQEKLSHIEAKLDVLTSHMAYLVERQKKTEELFAEATPILREVMNVATHKLDDLDKRGYFLFGSELLSVGERIVEGFTPDDVRQLGDAVVSILETVRAMTQPEVLQIAGEASAAFQSVDKVEPMGILGMVRATRDDEVQRGMAVMMDLMRHVGKAAEVMASKKKPSAAESKRQKLDAITGARKKKALGVERPAPRPQSPASAPRARAHTVAATPPPTTRLGGVEFTPDGHLADASAWTPELANDLAAALGVALGEEHLKVIAFARDDFEKTGVSPNIRRITLGLGVSTKDLYALFPKAPGRTIAKIAGIPKPAGCL; encoded by the coding sequence ATGATGGACGTCGCGACTCAAGAGAAGCTCTCCCACATCGAGGCCAAGCTCGACGTGCTCACGTCACACATGGCCTATCTCGTCGAACGCCAGAAGAAGACCGAAGAGCTCTTCGCCGAGGCGACTCCCATCTTGCGCGAGGTGATGAACGTCGCCACCCACAAGCTCGACGATCTCGACAAACGCGGCTATTTCCTCTTCGGGAGCGAGCTCCTCTCGGTCGGCGAGCGCATCGTCGAGGGGTTCACTCCCGATGACGTGAGGCAGCTCGGAGACGCCGTGGTGTCGATCTTGGAGACGGTGCGCGCGATGACGCAACCCGAGGTGCTCCAGATCGCGGGCGAGGCCTCGGCCGCGTTCCAATCGGTCGACAAGGTCGAGCCGATGGGGATCTTGGGCATGGTCCGCGCCACGCGGGACGACGAGGTCCAGCGCGGCATGGCCGTGATGATGGATCTCATGCGCCACGTCGGAAAAGCCGCCGAGGTCATGGCGAGCAAGAAGAAGCCGAGCGCGGCCGAGTCGAAGCGCCAGAAGCTCGACGCCATCACGGGAGCCCGAAAAAAGAAGGCCCTCGGCGTCGAGAGGCCCGCGCCTCGCCCGCAGTCTCCGGCGAGCGCGCCACGGGCTCGGGCGCACACGGTCGCAGCGACGCCTCCACCCACGACGCGCCTCGGAGGTGTCGAGTTCACGCCCGATGGTCACCTCGCCGACGCCTCCGCGTGGACACCCGAGCTCGCGAACGACCTCGCCGCCGCGCTCGGCGTGGCCCTCGGCGAAGAGCACCTCAAGGTCATCGCGTTCGCCCGGGACGACTTCGAGAAGACCGGGGTGTCCCCGAACATTCGGCGCATCACGCTCGGGCTCGGCGTCTCCACGAAAGACCTCTACGCCCTCTTCCCCAAGGCGCCCGGCCGCACGATCGCCAAGATCGCCGGGATCCCCAAGCCTGCCGGCTGCCTCTGA
- a CDS encoding DsrE/DsrF/DrsH-like family protein codes for MSPIAQATRKVAIIASHGGLDEAYPSLILANAARQAGIECFVVFTFWGLDIITESKVDHLHVNLAGNAASGMPTIVAGLPGMESLAAKMMKKQMEELDLPTVRDMLGILDEAGAELYACELAMKMFKREKGDLIPQVKDVITAGDFYDLADGAQIIFT; via the coding sequence ATGAGCCCCATCGCCCAAGCTACGCGCAAAGTCGCCATCATCGCCTCGCACGGAGGCCTCGACGAGGCCTATCCGTCCCTCATCCTCGCCAACGCCGCGCGCCAGGCCGGAATCGAGTGCTTCGTGGTCTTCACGTTCTGGGGCCTCGACATCATCACCGAGAGCAAGGTCGATCACCTGCACGTGAACCTGGCCGGGAACGCGGCCTCGGGCATGCCGACCATCGTCGCGGGGCTCCCGGGCATGGAGAGCCTGGCCGCGAAGATGATGAAAAAGCAGATGGAGGAGCTCGATCTGCCGACCGTGCGCGACATGCTCGGCATCCTCGACGAGGCGGGCGCCGAGCTCTACGCCTGCGAGCTCGCCATGAAGATGTTCAAGCGCGAGAAGGGCGATCTCATCCCGCAGGTGAAGGACGTGATCACCGCCGGTGATTTCTACGACCTCGCCGACGGCGCGCAGATCATCTTCACCTGA
- the bla gene encoding subclass B1 metallo-beta-lactamase, translating to MFDARALGPLALAALLAGLASACEIGVGREPTSPTAAPEDDLAARVDLRQLTPRVLVHTSYRVLPNVGRFPSNGLLVCTRGEGALVDSAWGEQPTARLLELAKARGCPVKKAVFTHSHDDRTGGLATLFAAGVTLYATERTTTLLVHPGFRPEPIVSPQRLVLAGVEAEVLDPGPAHAPDNVVVSLPGEGLLFGGCMIKASDAKTLGNVADASLTTWPAALDAVAARYGTATVVVPGHGDPGGPELLAHTRALVAKALH from the coding sequence ATGTTCGACGCTCGCGCCCTCGGCCCACTCGCCCTCGCCGCGCTCCTCGCGGGGCTCGCCTCGGCGTGCGAGATCGGCGTAGGCCGCGAGCCCACGAGCCCCACCGCGGCGCCCGAGGACGATCTCGCGGCCCGCGTGGACCTGCGCCAGCTCACGCCGCGGGTGCTCGTCCACACCTCGTACCGCGTGCTGCCCAACGTGGGCCGCTTCCCGTCGAATGGGCTCCTCGTGTGCACACGCGGAGAGGGCGCGCTCGTCGACTCGGCGTGGGGAGAGCAGCCGACGGCGCGGCTCCTCGAGCTCGCGAAGGCCCGCGGGTGCCCCGTGAAGAAGGCCGTCTTCACCCACTCGCACGACGATCGCACGGGTGGGCTCGCCACGCTCTTCGCGGCGGGCGTCACCCTCTACGCCACCGAGAGGACGACCACGCTCCTCGTGCACCCTGGGTTTCGCCCCGAGCCGATCGTGTCTCCCCAGCGCCTCGTGCTCGCCGGGGTCGAGGCCGAGGTGCTCGACCCCGGCCCCGCCCACGCGCCCGACAACGTCGTCGTGAGCCTCCCCGGCGAAGGGCTGCTCTTCGGAGGGTGCATGATCAAAGCTTCGGACGCGAAGACCCTCGGCAACGTCGCGGACGCGTCGCTCACGACCTGGCCCGCGGCGCTCGACGCGGTCGCGGCGAGGTACGGCACGGCCACCGTGGTGGTGCCGGGCCACGGCGACCCGGGCGGCCCCGAGCTCCTCGCGCACACACGAGCGCTCGTCGCGAAGGCCCTCCATTGA
- a CDS encoding ABC transporter ATP-binding protein, which produces MADTEAKKALLVEGAIKDFGEGPARSRVLRGVDMHVLAGELVALVGPSGSGKSTLLNIAGLLDRPTEGKVVIDGTDTTTLDEAGLTAFRGQKLGFIFQFHHLLPAFTALENVLLPGWGRGGAPSPEARERALTLLRDVGLGERASYRATQLSGGQAQRVAVARALLHEPALVLADEPTGNLDTESSTEVLALMRRYNRELRTAFLVVTHDPRIADACDRIVRIVDGRIVPP; this is translated from the coding sequence ATGGCTGACACCGAGGCGAAGAAGGCGCTCCTCGTCGAGGGGGCCATCAAAGATTTCGGCGAAGGGCCCGCGCGCTCGCGGGTGCTGCGTGGCGTCGACATGCACGTGCTCGCCGGGGAGCTCGTGGCGCTCGTCGGGCCGAGCGGCTCGGGGAAGAGCACGCTGCTCAACATCGCGGGCCTCCTCGATCGCCCCACGGAGGGCAAGGTCGTCATCGACGGGACCGACACGACCACGCTCGACGAGGCTGGCCTCACGGCGTTCCGTGGGCAGAAGCTCGGGTTCATCTTCCAGTTTCATCACCTCTTGCCGGCCTTCACCGCGCTCGAGAACGTGCTGCTCCCGGGGTGGGGGCGTGGAGGCGCGCCGAGCCCCGAGGCGCGAGAGCGGGCCCTCACGTTGCTCCGCGACGTGGGCCTCGGCGAGCGCGCGAGCTACCGCGCGACGCAGCTCTCGGGGGGCCAGGCGCAGCGCGTGGCCGTGGCGCGGGCGCTCTTGCACGAGCCTGCCCTCGTCCTCGCCGACGAGCCCACCGGCAACCTCGACACCGAGTCGTCGACCGAGGTGCTCGCGCTCATGCGGCGGTATAACCGCGAGCTTCGCACGGCGTTCCTCGTCGTCACGCACGACCCGCGCATCGCCGACGCGTGCGACCGAATCGTCCGGATCGTCGACGGGCGCATCGTCCCCCCGTGA
- a CDS encoding PH domain-containing protein: MPTARTRGESAHEPRSPEIRADVSVPSPKTQRAFALLGVAAVLACAVVRLADLSPLLGALGLVPILLTWLGSRRSGDLAFVRRDEGRLVVRFQELATQASVPVEGIDGVDFSITTKSRGAVEDPEVTGATLALVRSDGGVLAELTFPDLASARAALSTLSLADDDRRRTFRGGQRRLVLPWREQILVGLVAVAGAAFAFDAVGPGITNFALMLAPIVASAFASAASVTVGADGITVRRLARRRFYPFSEVRGVSDAPARKAIELLLERGSVFLPLRSEAVFDPQRAELVRAIEVALARYRALANGAAADLTTLAEGDGPYRRAEPTADALLRVVENPAAPLGAREQAARRAVRVDPAARARVRVAAEASADEATQRALEEAAEGEHAEAETDVPGTRL; the protein is encoded by the coding sequence GTGCCCACGGCCCGTACGAGGGGCGAGTCGGCTCACGAGCCGCGCTCGCCGGAGATCCGCGCCGATGTCTCGGTGCCGAGCCCAAAGACCCAGCGGGCGTTCGCGCTCCTTGGCGTCGCCGCCGTGCTCGCGTGTGCCGTCGTGCGGCTCGCGGACCTCTCGCCCCTGCTCGGCGCCCTCGGCCTCGTTCCGATCCTCCTCACGTGGCTCGGGTCACGACGGAGCGGGGACCTCGCCTTCGTGCGGCGCGACGAAGGCCGGCTCGTCGTGCGATTCCAAGAGCTCGCCACGCAAGCGTCGGTACCCGTCGAGGGGATCGACGGGGTCGACTTCTCGATCACGACGAAGTCACGGGGCGCCGTCGAGGATCCCGAGGTGACGGGGGCGACGCTCGCGCTCGTTCGGAGCGACGGCGGCGTGCTCGCCGAGCTCACGTTCCCGGATCTCGCGTCGGCGCGCGCGGCGCTCTCGACCTTGAGCCTCGCCGACGACGACCGACGGCGCACGTTCCGAGGAGGACAGCGCCGGCTCGTCTTGCCGTGGCGCGAGCAAATCCTCGTCGGGCTCGTGGCCGTCGCAGGCGCCGCCTTCGCCTTCGACGCGGTCGGCCCTGGCATCACGAACTTCGCGCTCATGCTGGCACCCATCGTCGCGAGCGCTTTCGCGAGCGCGGCGTCGGTCACGGTCGGGGCCGACGGGATCACCGTACGGAGGCTCGCGCGGAGGCGGTTTTATCCGTTCTCCGAGGTACGTGGCGTGAGCGACGCGCCGGCACGAAAGGCCATCGAGCTCTTGCTCGAGCGTGGCTCGGTCTTCCTGCCGCTGCGCTCCGAGGCCGTGTTCGATCCGCAGCGGGCCGAGCTCGTTCGGGCGATCGAGGTGGCCCTCGCGCGGTACCGAGCGCTCGCGAACGGCGCCGCGGCCGACCTCACGACCCTCGCCGAGGGCGACGGGCCCTACCGGCGCGCAGAGCCCACGGCGGACGCGCTCCTCCGCGTCGTCGAGAACCCCGCCGCCCCCCTCGGCGCGCGCGAGCAGGCCGCACGAAGGGCCGTTCGAGTCGACCCTGCGGCGCGTGCCCGTGTGCGCGTCGCGGCCGAAGCCAGCGCCGACGAGGCGACCCAACGCGCCCTCGAGGAGGCCGCGGAAGGAGAGCATGCCGAAGCCGAGACGGACGTCCCCGGGACGCGCCTCTGA
- a CDS encoding nuclear transport factor 2 family protein, with product MEPSRLPESVRDMLSALDLRAPEPFYAEVARLYADDMVFRDPMQTCRGKERFLAMNRKLVKMSRALRFDVSEVTGDASLFYLHWVMTMRPVLGPEVRVEGVSRLRGRDGLVVEHVDYWDLGELLASPVGGQALLHTLFRPFV from the coding sequence ATGGAACCTTCCCGTCTCCCCGAGTCCGTCCGTGACATGCTCTCTGCGCTCGATCTTCGCGCGCCCGAGCCCTTCTACGCCGAGGTCGCGCGCCTCTACGCCGACGACATGGTCTTCCGCGATCCGATGCAAACCTGCCGCGGAAAAGAGCGCTTTTTGGCCATGAACCGGAAGCTCGTGAAGATGTCGCGCGCGCTCCGGTTCGACGTGTCCGAGGTCACCGGCGACGCGTCGCTCTTCTACCTTCACTGGGTCATGACCATGCGCCCCGTGCTCGGGCCCGAGGTGCGCGTCGAGGGCGTGTCGCGGCTCCGCGGGCGCGACGGCCTCGTGGTCGAGCACGTCGACTACTGGGACCTCGGGGAGCTCTTGGCGTCGCCCGTCGGTGGCCAGGCGCTCCTCCATACGCTCTTTCGCCCCTTCGTCTGA
- a CDS encoding 1-acyl-sn-glycerol-3-phosphate acyltransferase yields MDDSRHEPGPGKVHPKLRAFVTEVLGRAAKLAHRPTLEGIENLPDGPFLLVANHGAGIAISELACFSALYLEKVGHERPLAGFAHPIAFMFPGFRDLMKNLGAVPSTYESGYETLASGVPMLVFPGGDHETLRPVWEHDLVDFGGRKGFLRMARKANVPIVPMGIRGSHLTVPILLRSRHVLPKLLVLPRLVGLKRFALTALGVAGAVAIVTRPWRPWVKGVATWAWLTSPFVFLPVVPATVRFRIGEPISPAELFGEDREAEEATDGVLERALARVQGAVQGLVTALGE; encoded by the coding sequence ATGGACGATTCTCGCCACGAGCCCGGCCCCGGCAAGGTTCACCCGAAGCTCCGGGCGTTCGTCACCGAGGTGCTCGGCCGAGCCGCGAAGCTTGCGCACAGGCCCACGCTCGAGGGCATCGAGAACCTGCCCGACGGGCCCTTCTTGCTCGTGGCGAACCACGGGGCAGGGATCGCCATCTCGGAGCTTGCGTGCTTCTCGGCGCTCTACCTGGAGAAGGTCGGGCACGAGCGGCCGCTCGCCGGCTTCGCGCACCCGATCGCCTTCATGTTCCCGGGCTTTCGCGACCTCATGAAGAACCTCGGCGCCGTCCCTTCGACGTACGAGAGCGGCTACGAGACGCTCGCCTCGGGCGTCCCCATGCTCGTCTTCCCTGGGGGTGACCACGAGACGCTGCGGCCCGTGTGGGAGCACGATCTCGTCGATTTCGGCGGGAGAAAAGGCTTCTTGCGGATGGCCCGAAAGGCGAACGTGCCGATCGTGCCGATGGGCATTCGGGGGAGCCACCTCACGGTGCCCATTCTGCTTCGGTCGCGGCACGTGCTGCCGAAGCTGCTCGTCTTGCCGAGGCTCGTGGGCTTGAAACGCTTCGCGCTCACGGCGCTCGGGGTCGCGGGCGCCGTGGCGATCGTCACGCGGCCGTGGCGGCCGTGGGTGAAGGGCGTCGCCACGTGGGCGTGGCTCACGTCACCGTTCGTATTTTTGCCCGTCGTGCCGGCGACCGTTCGTTTTCGCATCGGCGAGCCCATCTCGCCCGCGGAGCTCTTCGGGGAGGATCGTGAGGCCGAAGAGGCCACGGACGGGGTGCTCGAGCGCGCGCTTGCCCGGGTGCAGGGCGCGGTCCAAGGGCTCGTGACGGCTCTTGGGGAGTGA
- a CDS encoding ABC transporter permease yields the protein MPFEWFVAMRYLREGRTQTLLVLSAVSVGVSVVVFLSALISSLQTSLIDKTLGSQPHITVRVPDEAPRPLARGDEAKKLARSVQKAPQRLRSIDQWPRRMRELEGVPGVVAVSPTVVGAAFAERGSAKKPVVVRGIEPERYLGILDVKKKLVQGRYDVAGSQVVIGAVLAKDLGVTVGEKIRVVTAEGIDDTLTISGLFEIGNKGADGAWILTSLRQAQSLYALPGGATALEVKVSDVFEAERVAGDVRATMPLLAESWMVLSAELLSGLSAQSSSKSMIQFFVVVAVALGIASVLIVSVVQKSREIGILRAVGTPARRVLYVFLIQGGVLGLVGSFIGSAMGAGFSLFFGTLALDEKGQPRFPIVLTWDLFAGATLLATTVGLLSAFLPARRASRMDPATAIRNG from the coding sequence ATGCCCTTCGAGTGGTTCGTGGCCATGCGGTACCTCCGCGAGGGGCGCACCCAGACCTTGCTCGTGCTCTCGGCCGTGTCGGTGGGCGTGAGCGTGGTCGTGTTCCTGTCGGCGCTCATCTCGAGCCTGCAGACGAGCCTCATCGACAAGACCCTGGGCTCGCAGCCTCACATCACCGTGCGCGTGCCCGACGAGGCCCCACGCCCGCTCGCGCGGGGCGACGAGGCGAAAAAGCTCGCGCGCTCGGTGCAGAAGGCGCCGCAGCGCCTCCGTTCGATCGATCAATGGCCCCGCCGCATGCGGGAGCTCGAGGGCGTGCCGGGCGTCGTCGCCGTGTCGCCCACGGTCGTGGGAGCGGCCTTCGCCGAGCGGGGCAGCGCGAAGAAGCCGGTCGTGGTCCGAGGCATCGAGCCCGAGCGCTACCTCGGCATCCTCGACGTGAAGAAGAAGCTCGTCCAAGGCCGGTACGACGTGGCAGGCAGCCAGGTCGTCATCGGGGCCGTGCTCGCGAAGGACCTCGGCGTCACCGTCGGCGAGAAGATCCGCGTGGTCACGGCGGAGGGCATCGACGACACGCTCACCATCTCGGGGCTCTTCGAGATCGGCAACAAGGGCGCCGACGGCGCGTGGATCCTCACCTCGCTCCGCCAGGCTCAGTCGCTCTACGCGCTGCCCGGCGGCGCGACGGCGCTCGAGGTGAAGGTCTCCGACGTGTTCGAAGCCGAGCGTGTGGCCGGCGACGTGCGCGCCACGATGCCCCTCCTCGCCGAGAGCTGGATGGTGCTCTCGGCCGAGCTCTTGTCGGGTCTCTCGGCGCAGAGCAGCTCGAAGAGCATGATCCAGTTCTTCGTGGTGGTCGCCGTGGCGCTCGGCATCGCGAGCGTGCTCATCGTGTCGGTCGTCCAGAAATCGCGCGAGATCGGCATCTTGCGGGCCGTGGGCACGCCGGCGCGCCGGGTGCTCTACGTGTTCCTCATCCAAGGCGGCGTGCTCGGCCTCGTGGGCTCGTTCATCGGCTCGGCCATGGGCGCGGGTTTTTCGCTCTTCTTCGGCACGCTCGCGCTCGACGAGAAGGGGCAGCCGCGTTTCCCGATCGTGCTCACGTGGGACCTCTTCGCCGGGGCCACCCTGCTCGCGACGACCGTGGGCCTCCTCTCGGCGTTCCTCCCGGCCCGTCGTGCGTCACGCATGGACCCGGCCACGGCGATCCGCAATGGCTGA
- a CDS encoding efflux RND transporter periplasmic adaptor subunit, which produces MAPKKAAAIVLVLALAGGGAYAAASRGVRVTTVVAEKKDLEHRIVASCRVLAPSRVTVSATASGLVVSVGAELGQHVDTGKLLVQIDDKEARAQLAQAAAAVEQARARVSQLRSVGAVVANQSLTQAQTNLDKAQADYDRTQKLAAQGAVAAVELDTVKRALELAKAQKAAAEAQSLGSSPTGADTRVTSSALLQAEAQRAGAEVRLSQLRILATSPGTVLTRAVEPGDVVQPGRALFTIAADGDEQLTFQADERNLAAIALGQKALASADAFPNESFEAETSYIAPSIDPQRGTVEVRLRVPKPPKYLLPDMTVSIDLLVASKKDVLVVPTEAVRGAATPTPWVLAVEGGKAHRRDVKLGITGEGTTEIVSGLEPGTELVVPDGRVVPEGKRVTATRKEP; this is translated from the coding sequence ATGGCTCCGAAGAAGGCCGCGGCGATCGTGCTCGTGCTCGCCCTCGCAGGTGGGGGCGCCTACGCGGCGGCTTCGCGCGGCGTGCGCGTGACGACCGTGGTCGCCGAGAAGAAGGACCTCGAGCATCGTATCGTCGCGAGTTGTCGGGTGCTCGCGCCCTCCCGCGTGACCGTGTCGGCCACGGCGTCGGGGCTCGTGGTCTCGGTCGGCGCCGAGCTCGGACAGCACGTCGACACGGGCAAGCTGCTCGTCCAGATCGACGACAAAGAGGCCCGCGCACAGCTCGCGCAGGCAGCCGCCGCGGTGGAGCAGGCACGCGCGCGGGTGTCCCAGCTCAGGAGCGTGGGCGCCGTGGTGGCGAACCAGTCGCTCACGCAAGCCCAGACGAACCTCGACAAGGCCCAGGCCGACTACGACCGCACGCAGAAGCTCGCGGCCCAGGGCGCGGTCGCTGCCGTCGAGCTCGACACGGTCAAGCGTGCGCTCGAGCTCGCGAAGGCCCAGAAGGCCGCCGCCGAGGCCCAGAGCCTCGGTTCCTCTCCCACGGGCGCCGACACGCGCGTGACGAGCTCGGCCCTCCTCCAGGCCGAGGCGCAGCGGGCAGGCGCCGAGGTGCGGCTCTCTCAGCTCCGCATCCTCGCGACGAGCCCGGGCACGGTGCTCACGCGGGCCGTGGAGCCGGGGGACGTGGTGCAGCCCGGGCGCGCGCTCTTCACCATCGCCGCCGACGGCGACGAGCAGCTCACGTTCCAAGCCGACGAGCGGAACCTCGCGGCCATCGCGCTCGGTCAAAAGGCCTTGGCGTCGGCCGACGCGTTCCCGAACGAGTCGTTCGAGGCCGAGACCTCGTACATCGCGCCGTCGATCGATCCGCAGCGTGGCACCGTCGAGGTGCGGCTGCGCGTGCCCAAGCCCCCGAAGTACCTCTTGCCCGACATGACCGTGTCGATCGATCTCCTCGTCGCCTCCAAGAAGGACGTGCTCGTCGTGCCGACCGAGGCCGTGCGCGGTGCGGCCACGCCCACGCCGTGGGTGCTCGCCGTCGAGGGGGGCAAGGCCCACCGGCGTGACGTGAAGCTCGGGATCACCGGCGAGGGCACGACCGAGATCGTGTCGGGCCTCGAGCCGGGGACGGAGCTCGTCGTCCCCGACGGCCGCGTGGTGCCCGAGGGAAAACGCGTCACCGCGACCCGCAAGGAGCCCTGA